CAGAACCCGACGGCAACGCTTTCTACCGCCCCTTCAGGGCTCGATCGGGGGAGGAACCCGTTCCCAGGGTGAAACCCTGGGCTATGTTCCTTTGGCCCTTCAGGCCATCAAACCGTCTCCCCGCCCGTCGTGTCTAGACCCTTTATACGGTACAATAGGTATAAAACCGGCAGGGGCCTGCAAAGGAAGACAAGATTTTAGCTCCGTTGCCGGCGGAATGGTATAGAGAGACGCGCGGATGCGTGGCGCGTGCCGGGTCTTGCTTGACGGTGGCAGAATTGCGGGTCAGGTCGAGGGGTAAACGCTGGGCTATGTTCCTTTGGCCCTTCAGGCCATCAAACCGTCACCCGGTCCGTTGGGCCTAGGCTGCTTATACGGCTTAATAGGTGTAACTCCGGCAGGGCGCCTGGGGAGGAAGACAAGATTTTACCTCCATGGCCGTCGAAATGGTATAGTTCCTTTGGCCCTTCAGGCCATCAAACCGTCTCCCCGCCCGTTGGGCCTAAGGCAAAATTTTACCTCGATGCTCATCGAAATGGTCTTAGGGCCCGATGGCCGGGAGACGCGAGCAAAACCGAAAACGGGCGGTTGCTCCCTTAACCTGGGCGGCGCAGCGACACGTTGGTGGCCTTGATCAAGGCAACGACCGGGTCCCCCGCTCTGAGGCCCATTCGCTCGAGCGAACGCGTGGTGATGACGGCGGCAACCTCCCCGGCAGCCGTCTCGATGACGACCTCGCTCAAGACCTTATCGGAAACAATGTCTTTGACCGTCCCGGGCAGCTCGTTGCGAATGCTTTGTTCCATAACTTTGCTCGGCACCT
The sequence above is a segment of the Verrucomicrobiota bacterium genome. Coding sequences within it:
- a CDS encoding TOBE domain-containing protein, yielding MEQSIRNELPGTVKDIVSDKVLSEVVIETAAGEVAAVITTRSLERMGLRAGDPVVALIKATNVSLRRPG